TTTAAAATCAACATCATCTGGAGTAAGTGCTAACACTTCCCCTATTCTAAGTCCTGTATGCAATTGTAAAATAGCGATACTTCTAACCGTGTTATTTTTTATTTTTTTCAAAATAACTGGTATTTCATCTTTCTCCAAATATTTAACTTTTTGCAATTCCAATGCCTTCTCTTCTTTAGTAAACTTGAAATCAAGTTTTACATTGAAATTCGACACATAGTATTTTTTTATAAATTGGAAAAAGTTATTTAATACCATGCAGGTTAATTTAATAGCGTTAGGGGAATAGTCCTTCCTCATATCCATTAACATTTTATCGTATTTAATTTTAGTAACATCTTCTAATCTTTCATTATCATCTACTACTTTTATTCTTGTTTCATAGGCTAAATAAGAATTATAAGCTAAAGTTGGCTTTTTAAACTCTAAATATTTTTCTTTATAATATCCTAAATTGTGAGCCTCTTGAACTGGATTAAGTATCTTATTGATCCTATCTTGTAATTCCTCAAATGCTTCCTTTTCAGTAGCACGAGTCTTATTATTCTTAACGACAGAAACACGCTTGTTTTTACCATCTCTATCCTTGAATGATTGAACAAATCTATATTTGCCATTATGTGTGATTTCTCTGTACATAAATACACATCCTTTCTTGTTAAATGTAGATGTGTATGATATACTATTAGTGTAGTTTATGTGTATACCATACACATTTATTCTGAGATATTGCCGTATCTCATTTTATCCTTTACTCTTGCCGGAGTAGAGGATTTTTATTTTGTTTAAACTGGTCGAATTTAACCAGTTAAAATAGTAAATTAGTTTAAAGTATGTTATAATAATTTTATAGAGGCTTCGTGTATTATTTACACGATTATTTAAAAGATATGTTAAATATCACCTTTCTAAAATCGATTTTAAAAGGTAAGGAGTTCTATCCTTTAGTAGGTGCTTAATTGTGCCTACTTTTTTTGTTAATCATATAAATAAAAAAGTACTTTAAGAATTTTCACTCAAAGTACTAAAAAATCTAGATTATTTTACCTGCCGGTTCACGCCGACAATACGTATAATAATTATAGCATTTTAAACTTTTAAGTGCAATATTTTTTATTTAAAAGAAAAAGAAGCCTTTATCCAATGATAAAAGACTTCTTCACGGTGGGCACAGCCCTCTAATCTAATATCATTATATCATATATTTAATTTTAAGTCTAATTTAATATTATTCTTACCGTGTCGAATTCGATACGGTTAAAAAAGAAAAAAAGGTATCTATGGAAAACCATAAATACCTTAGCAGAGCCGGTTAAAAACCTCTCTGAAAAATGTTACCAGTAGAGCCTATATTTTCATATACCTCTAAGATACTTTTATTATATTATAAATGTTATGGTTTGTCAATTTTATAGGTTGTTAAATTTTTTATAAGTTCAGTTTCTAATATTTTTAAAATTCTATCTGATAATGTTATTTTTCCTATAGGATCTAAAGGATTAATAGGTTTAAAAATTCTAAATTTACTAATAGTTGTTATTGCCTGTACGTTAGCATATGTATTTTTATTATATTTAAGATAAAACTCTGCTATTTCTTTTGAATAATCTTCGTCTTTTTTTATTAATAACTTAGCTTCATTAATTCTTAAATTACCAGTTTTATTGTGTCGTTTCGCTAAATCATTGATTAAAAGTTGAACGTCCATATTTTTCGGATAATACACTCCAGGCTTTTTTGTTAATGGATTAGCTTGAAAATCCAAAATAGCTGTTAAAAGTCTATTCCTTTCTTGAATATCTTTTACTGTTTGGTCAAAAAACTTATAAATCATGTTCTTATCAAGATTTATAAAATCTTTCTTTTCTTTAGAGGTAAAAGGTATTACGGTTAGCGTCCCCTTTTTAGGATTATCTTTGTTGTCCATAACTACACAAAAATGAGGATGTGAAAATTCATTCCCTATTCCTGTTCCAAAATCAACAAAGATTATAGAGCCTTTTTTATATCGTTTGAAGTGTTTTGTGTGGTTATTATTGTCATTTCTTAATTGTTTGGCTCTAAATATTTCAGAAGATGCTAATTTTTTAAATTTTTTATTTCTTGGATTATTTGCAACACTAATCAAAATATCTCTAGCTCTACTTAGTTTTTTCTTATTATTTACATTTTCATTAGATTCCATTTTTGTATCACTCCTTTCTAAAATTTCCTTCTTAACTCAACAACTCTTCCAATAATGACTACTGGTTTTGTAAGTACTTCTTCGTTTGAAAAGTACATAGGTGAGTATTCTGAATTGTTAGATATTAGCATTATTCCATTACCAAGCTTTTCAAATTTCTTACATGTTGCATCGTCTCCATTTACTAGAGCAATTACCACATCTCCATTGTTAGCTGTTGATTGTTGTCTGACTATAACTGTATCTCCATCGTTTATATCTGGTTTCATACTGTCACCTTTGATTCTAAGTCCAAAGAATTCTCCTTGATTTTCCCACGATTGAGGTACTTCCTCATAGTCCAGTATATCCTCAACAGCTGATATAGGGATACCTGCTGCGACTGTTCCTAATACTGGGATTTTTAAGCCTTGAAGGGTTTGAGGTTCATTAATTTTAGCTTCTTCTATTCTTTCGTATCTATGTACATCGTATCCTAATAACCACGCTTCTGTAACACCAAATACTTTTGATAATAGGAAGATTTTTTCGTTATCTGGATTTGATTTGCCATTTACATATTGAGATAAGTGGCTTTTAGAAAATTTTATATTATATTTCTCTTGAAATGGTTTAGCTAAATTAAGAACGTCTATTTGTCTTAATCTTTTTTCTTTCATTATTTGATTTATTCTTTCAGTAGAAGTTGCCATAACTTTCACCTCCTGTTAGAACTATAATATCATGATTTGAACAAAAGTTCAAGATAAAAGTTCAAAAAATTTGAATTTTTGTGTTGACAACTAGAAAATGTTAGTATATAATAAAATTAAGTTCAAGAGCTTGAACTATAAAAACCATAGAAAGGAGATAAAATGAAATTTAATTATGATAAATTACTGGGAAGAATAGTTGAGGTCTATGGAAATCAAAGTAACTTTGCTAAAGATATGAAACTCTCTGAACGTAGTATTTCTTTTAAATTAAACAATGTAAGACGTTGGAAAGATACTGAAATTAAATTAGCTATGCAACTTTTAAAAATCCCAGAAAGCAAAGTTCATTTATATTTTTTTAATGAATAAGTTCAAATATTTGAACAAAACAAAAAGCTCCCTTATTTCTAAGAGAGCAATGTAAAGATTTATATTTTATTTTGTTTTATTTTTATTGCAATTTATTTGGGTTCATTTTAGAAAATGCTACATAGCATAAAATGGTTTGAATTATTACAAATGGTATGTAAATAGGCATTAATACTATAGCTATTGTGTATAGTATCGCTGCTGTAAGGATAAACCCTCGTTTGTTTAGGAAGTAACCTAATGCATTCATCAATAGTGCAATTCCTGTACAAACTAAGTGAGGCATTATTAGTGCAATTCCGATTGCTGTTCCTACTTGAGTTGCTGAGTCGCCAGTAGATACTTTACTACCAGTGCTTGAAATATAATAAATTAAATATACGACATATAAGGCCGACAAAATTAGTGATGTAAGTGATAATTTACTTTTCTTCATTAATAATCTCCTTTTTGTTAAATCTTTACAAACTTATTATACCACAAGTTGGTTAATACTGAAATTTTTACTAGAGAGTAGAAAGGAGGAAATCAATGGTTAAAAAAGAAGAAATTATAAATAATAAAAAAACATTAAAATCTGAAACAGTAGTTACAGATGGGAAAAATTATTCAAGCATAAAAAATACCCCCAACTCTATTGAATTGAGGGTAGAGAAAATTAGGAGGAGTGAAAATGAAATTCACAATTAATAACAACAAATTCTATTTAAACGATGTTAAATTGGATAAGTTAATTAGTTATTCCATTGTTGCTGATATCAATAGAACAAAACTCACTATTGAATTAATCGTAGATGATGTTGAGATAGATTCAATAGCGAGTAAAAAGGTCAAAGAATTATGAAAGCATTTTATTTAGAAGTAAAAGAACAACTAGAACATAAAGGAATGACAATTTACAGGTTGTCGAAAGAAACTGGAATTTTTGAACAAACATTATATTCAATGTTTAATGGCAACACATCTAGTCCTCAGTTAGATAACGCTGTTAAGATAGCTAAGGTATTAGACATAGATTTAAATAAATTAAAAGTAGGTGATTAAGATGAAAGAAGAGGACTTTTATAATGCTTATAAGGATAAATTAGAAAATCCAGATGATTGGGTTGAAAGACCTGATTTAAAAATATTTTTAAAGATGGAAGGTTCACATAAAAAATTTAATGATTGGTTAATAGAGATTGAAAGTTTGGAAGATAATTATTTATATATTCAAGGTACTCTTGCAACCAACGAAACTTATAACAAAGTTAGAATTTACAATTATATTAATGCCAAAAGGTCAGTAAACAAACGTGAAAAACGACTTAAGAAAGGAGCTTAAGAAATGAATAATTTAAAAAGAAGAAAATTAAACACATTGTATCTTGTGTTAACAACGATTGCTATTTGCACGGCAATAATGACAAGCATTGAATTTACAAGAATATTAGGAATGTTGTTGTGTGTTTTAATGATTTTATTTGTTCAATTTGACGACCGTAGCGAATATGCATTTCCAGACCCTGATGGTGAAGAAGATGGCGAGATTTAATGTTAGTGAAGTGAACAAAAGAACTAAACTTGATTATTTCAAGAAATTAATGATTACAGAAATGTTTAACAAATCAATTTCAGTTAGTGAACTAGCTAAACTTAGCGGTGTACCATCAAGCAAAATACAAGGCTTTAAAT
This is a stretch of genomic DNA from Gemella haemolysans. It encodes these proteins:
- a CDS encoding site-specific integrase, which encodes MYREITHNGKYRFVQSFKDRDGKNKRVSVVKNNKTRATEKEAFEELQDRINKILNPVQEAHNLGYYKEKYLEFKKPTLAYNSYLAYETRIKVVDDNERLEDVTKIKYDKMLMDMRKDYSPNAIKLTCMVLNNFFQFIKKYYVSNFNVKLDFKFTKEEKALELQKVKYLEKDEIPVILKKIKNNTVRSIAILQLHTGLRIGEVLALTPDDVDFKNKTISVSKTKLVNGELGSPKTLSSIRTIEISDFIAKLLLDYISSNKFIFKITYVTILNHLKILNIHTHIFRHTHVALLIEQNVPIKVISQRLGHSDIKTTLSIYTHVTENMKVNLRNNLNNLSPFIPY
- a CDS encoding helix-turn-helix domain-containing protein, with the translated sequence MKAFYLEVKEQLEHKGMTIYRLSKETGIFEQTLYSMFNGNTSSPQLDNAVKIAKVLDIDLNKLKVGD
- a CDS encoding helix-turn-helix domain-containing protein; the encoded protein is MARFNVSEVNKRTKLDYFKKLMITEMFNKSISVSELAKLSGVPSSKIQGFKYTQTSILKFDEIVKVATALNIDLNVLKGV
- a CDS encoding LexA family protein, with product MATSTERINQIMKEKRLRQIDVLNLAKPFQEKYNIKFSKSHLSQYVNGKSNPDNEKIFLLSKVFGVTEAWLLGYDVHRYERIEEAKINEPQTLQGLKIPVLGTVAAGIPISAVEDILDYEEVPQSWENQGEFFGLRIKGDSMKPDINDGDTVIVRQQSTANNGDVVIALVNGDDATCKKFEKLGNGIMLISNNSEYSPMYFSNEEVLTKPVVIIGRVVELRRKF
- a CDS encoding DUF739 family protein translates to MKFNYDKLLGRIVEVYGNQSNFAKDMKLSERSISFKLNNVRRWKDTEIKLAMQLLKIPESKVHLYFFNE
- a CDS encoding type II toxin-antitoxin system PemK/MazF family toxin; the encoded protein is MESNENVNNKKKLSRARDILISVANNPRNKKFKKLASSEIFRAKQLRNDNNNHTKHFKRYKKGSIIFVDFGTGIGNEFSHPHFCVVMDNKDNPKKGTLTVIPFTSKEKKDFINLDKNMIYKFFDQTVKDIQERNRLLTAILDFQANPLTKKPGVYYPKNMDVQLLINDLAKRHNKTGNLRINEAKLLIKKDEDYSKEIAEFYLKYNKNTYANVQAITTISKFRIFKPINPLDPIGKITLSDRILKILETELIKNLTTYKIDKP